A stretch of the Candidatus Margulisiibacteriota bacterium genome encodes the following:
- a CDS encoding AcrB/AcrD/AcrF family protein encodes MYITNLSIKNYLTVFVLVALIAITGTIAYITMPRESAPDITIPYVIVQTVYVGVSPADMETLVTNRIEKKLKALENVKSIKSVSADNVSVVTIEFASGTDISDAVRKVKDKVDQAKPDLPADAEDPQVIELNFSNIPILVLNISGDEGLVRLKSLADNLQDKIEAVKGVLDVTMAGDLNREILILPDMHQLQKYNLSLNSISQAIQASNINIPGGTLDIGESRYLIRIPGELKDTKVIENVVIDSVGGAPIYLRDVAKVYDTFKEKTSYSRLDNKASISLSIQKRSGENLIAIAAKIKKIIDETKLTLPPSTKIDILADQSTKIRDMVNELENSIILGLILVVLALFFFLGVRNSMFVATAIPLSMLISFNVLQMMGITLNMVVLFSLILALGRLVDDSIVIVENIYRHMQEGYSRVEAAKVATHEVAWPVISSTATTIAAFIPLIFMPGIAGEFMKYIPIVVITTIASSLFVALVINPVFCACFMSVHGSKLEKDEESEVYVEKSVIVSFYRKVLIKALRYKKATILISVLAFVTSIIIFRVANAGFEFFPSVTPEEVYIDISTPEGSTLDYTNSVMSSIETFLFTHSNISRVTTMVGSQGGGFAIGADNSSKGRIIVEFKEVEARSESPLKTIAWIREKIKKIPGAEIEIIKESMGPPTGAPIGVKVTGEDYAILSLYTKKIKNMMNAMGGIVDIKDDYSKGRQEINIDIDSDKASIVGANTAMIASTIRTAIQGSKISVFREGSEEYDITLQLQKDQRADMGSIEQLIINAKQGVQVPLRELATVSTRGGINAINHFDSDRVITIEAAPAEGFLAAERMKAISGKLSSMQLPAGYKADFVGENETRQEMANYLLKAFVVALLLIAIVLVTQFNSLLLPFIIMFSIVLSLIGILLGLVIFQKPFGIVMTGIGIISLAGVIVCNAIVLIDFIQQLRERGFDKYSAVINAGAARLRPVLLTAITTILGLVPMTFGINFDFKVFFENLFSGNFAGLIKVIDLGGQTTEFWGSMGSAVTIGLATGTILTLIVVPALYIVFDDMKEKYFKKS; translated from the coding sequence ATGTATATAACTAATTTATCGATAAAGAATTACCTTACTGTTTTTGTCTTGGTTGCCCTCATTGCTATAACCGGCACAATTGCTTATATTACGATGCCCAGAGAATCCGCTCCCGATATTACGATTCCTTATGTTATTGTCCAGACTGTTTATGTCGGTGTTTCTCCTGCTGATATGGAAACATTAGTTACGAATCGTATCGAGAAGAAATTAAAAGCTCTTGAGAATGTTAAAAGTATAAAATCAGTTTCTGCAGACAACGTATCGGTTGTAACTATTGAGTTTGCGAGTGGTACTGATATTAGCGATGCTGTAAGAAAGGTAAAAGACAAAGTTGATCAGGCAAAACCTGACCTCCCTGCAGACGCTGAAGACCCTCAAGTTATCGAGCTTAATTTTTCTAATATTCCTATACTTGTCCTGAACATTTCAGGGGATGAAGGTCTTGTAAGGCTTAAATCATTGGCTGATAACCTGCAGGATAAAATTGAAGCTGTTAAAGGGGTTTTAGATGTAACAATGGCTGGGGACCTTAATCGCGAAATTTTGATATTGCCTGATATGCATCAACTTCAAAAGTATAATTTGTCACTTAACTCGATATCTCAAGCAATTCAAGCCTCAAACATTAATATCCCCGGCGGTACTCTTGATATTGGAGAGTCTAGATATTTAATAAGGATACCTGGTGAGCTAAAGGACACGAAGGTTATCGAGAACGTTGTTATTGATTCTGTTGGAGGCGCACCTATTTACTTGAGGGATGTAGCAAAAGTTTATGATACCTTTAAGGAAAAGACAAGTTATTCCCGCTTGGATAATAAAGCGAGCATATCGCTTTCAATTCAGAAGCGGTCCGGTGAGAATTTAATAGCGATAGCAGCTAAAATAAAGAAGATTATTGATGAAACCAAGCTTACACTGCCGCCGTCGACAAAAATAGACATTCTTGCGGACCAGTCCACTAAGATCAGGGATATGGTTAATGAACTGGAGAATAGTATCATACTTGGACTTATTCTAGTTGTCCTGGCATTGTTCTTTTTTCTTGGTGTAAGGAATTCGATGTTCGTTGCGACTGCCATTCCCTTATCAATGCTTATTTCCTTCAATGTATTACAGATGATGGGCATCACCCTTAATATGGTTGTGCTTTTCAGTTTAATATTGGCGCTAGGCAGATTGGTAGATGATTCGATCGTTATCGTTGAAAATATTTACCGCCATATGCAAGAGGGATATTCCCGTGTCGAAGCTGCTAAGGTTGCAACTCATGAGGTTGCATGGCCGGTAATATCCTCTACCGCAACGACGATAGCTGCATTTATCCCGCTCATTTTTATGCCAGGGATCGCGGGCGAGTTTATGAAATATATCCCGATAGTCGTTATCACCACCATTGCTTCCTCACTTTTTGTTGCGCTTGTTATCAATCCTGTTTTTTGTGCCTGTTTCATGAGCGTTCACGGTAGTAAACTTGAAAAAGATGAAGAGAGTGAAGTTTATGTCGAGAAGTCTGTAATAGTTTCTTTTTATAGAAAAGTTTTAATCAAGGCGTTACGTTACAAAAAAGCGACAATACTTATCTCAGTTCTTGCTTTTGTTACCTCGATTATTATTTTTCGAGTTGCTAATGCAGGGTTCGAATTTTTTCCTTCGGTAACACCAGAAGAAGTATATATTGATATATCTACTCCTGAAGGGTCTACTCTTGACTATACAAATAGCGTCATGAGTTCAATCGAGACTTTTCTTTTTACCCATTCTAATATTAGCCGTGTTACAACGATGGTTGGATCTCAGGGTGGCGGCTTTGCTATTGGTGCAGACAATTCGAGCAAAGGTAGGATCATTGTAGAGTTCAAGGAAGTTGAAGCTAGATCAGAGAGTCCCCTAAAGACCATAGCGTGGATTAGAGAAAAGATAAAAAAAATACCTGGTGCTGAGATCGAAATTATAAAAGAATCAATGGGACCTCCAACTGGCGCACCAATTGGAGTGAAGGTCACGGGTGAAGACTATGCCATTCTTTCTCTCTATACCAAAAAGATTAAGAATATGATGAATGCTATGGGTGGAATAGTTGATATTAAAGATGACTACTCAAAAGGTCGTCAGGAAATAAATATCGACATCGATAGTGACAAAGCATCCATTGTAGGTGCAAACACCGCTATGATCGCCTCAACGATAAGAACTGCTATTCAGGGAAGTAAAATATCAGTATTTCGTGAAGGAAGTGAAGAGTACGACATAACCTTGCAGCTTCAAAAAGATCAACGGGCAGATATGGGGAGTATTGAACAACTTATCATCAATGCAAAACAAGGTGTGCAAGTGCCGTTAAGGGAACTTGCAACGGTTAGTACCCGCGGCGGAATCAATGCCATCAACCATTTCGACTCCGATAGGGTAATAACCATAGAGGCAGCTCCGGCAGAAGGGTTTTTGGCCGCAGAAAGAATGAAAGCCATATCAGGTAAGCTTAGTTCAATGCAGTTACCTGCTGGCTATAAGGCAGATTTTGTCGGTGAGAACGAGACCCGCCAGGAAATGGCGAATTATTTGCTTAAAGCATTCGTGGTTGCGCTCCTCTTGATAGCGATTGTATTGGTCACGCAATTTAATTCTTTATTATTGCCATTTATTATTATGTTTTCTATTGTTTTATCGCTCATTGGTATTTTGCTTGGGCTGGTTATATTCCAAAAACCATTTGGTATCGTTATGACTGGCATTGGGATCATCTCTCTTGCTGGGGTTATTGTTTGTAATGCAATCGTACTTATTGATTTCATACAACAGTTAAGAGAACGGGGTTTTGACAAATATTCAGCTGTTATCAACGCCGGAGCTGCAAGGCTTAGGCCAGTGCTCCTCACAGCGATAACTACGATTCTCGGTCTCGTCCCAATGACATTCGGAATTAATTTTGATTTTAAGGTTTTTTTCGAAAATTTGTTTTCAGGTAATTTTGCAGGCCTTATAAAGGTTATTGATCTTGGAGGTCAAACAACTGAGTTCTGGGGGTCAATGGGTTCCGCAGTTACTATCGGGTTAGCCACCGGTACAATTCTCACACTGATAGTCGTTCCCGCACTCTATATCGTTTTTGATGATATGAAAGAGAAATATTTTAAGAAAAGTTAA
- a CDS encoding trigger factor — translation MKIVKEKKEKNIITFEIEEDYQKVSEAMNSAFKELVKQSKVPGFRQGKVPRNIFEKHYGTGMLLEKAVSNVVNNIYPVLVEQKKLEPIDYPTDLNIIKAEENQPLVFSLSVIVKPEVKLGKYKGLKIQKVDDELSDSEIKKQIDSILDKYAEYGIVTDEQVKTDSIVNYSIKASVGGELISEWTKESSGTKIGSNMISEEFDENLVGMSINEMKSFTIDFPEDYQFTIAAGKEVDFEVTIKEIKEKKVPELTSEFVKKISDKETVESYKEDLISNLKENKKKEAEEKMRKELLENIVSDSPVDVPDILIQREINNILKRVDMSLRGSGLSLENYVKFTGKSLDSMKAEYRDSALFNVKSDLVLEVIAKTEKIESTEEEINKEIEKIANSYKTDVAIVKKNLSDNELDYIKHYLTYEKTIKFLMDNAKIVK, via the coding sequence GTGAAAATCGTAAAAGAAAAAAAAGAAAAGAACATTATAACTTTCGAAATAGAGGAAGATTACCAGAAAGTATCAGAAGCAATGAACAGCGCTTTTAAGGAACTGGTAAAGCAATCCAAGGTTCCTGGTTTTAGGCAAGGTAAAGTACCACGAAATATTTTTGAGAAACACTATGGCACTGGGATGTTATTAGAAAAAGCTGTTTCTAATGTAGTTAATAATATATATCCAGTTCTTGTTGAACAGAAAAAGCTAGAGCCTATTGATTATCCTACTGATTTAAATATTATAAAAGCAGAAGAAAACCAGCCGTTAGTATTTTCTCTTTCTGTTATAGTTAAACCTGAGGTAAAGCTTGGTAAGTACAAGGGTTTGAAGATCCAAAAGGTGGATGATGAACTTTCTGATTCAGAGATCAAGAAGCAGATTGATTCTATCCTTGATAAATATGCTGAGTATGGGATAGTAACGGACGAGCAAGTTAAAACTGATAGTATCGTGAATTATAGTATAAAAGCATCTGTCGGTGGTGAGCTAATTTCTGAGTGGACAAAAGAATCGAGTGGAACTAAGATCGGCTCTAATATGATTAGTGAAGAGTTTGATGAAAACCTTGTTGGCATGAGTATTAATGAAATGAAATCTTTCACGATCGATTTCCCGGAAGATTATCAGTTTACTATCGCTGCAGGAAAAGAAGTAGATTTTGAAGTAACAATTAAAGAAATAAAAGAGAAAAAGGTTCCTGAACTCACATCTGAATTTGTGAAAAAGATTTCTGACAAAGAAACTGTTGAAAGCTATAAGGAAGACTTAATCTCTAATCTAAAGGAAAACAAGAAAAAGGAAGCCGAAGAGAAAATGAGAAAAGAGTTGCTTGAGAATATAGTTAGTGATTCTCCGGTAGACGTCCCCGATATACTTATTCAGCGTGAGATTAATAATATATTGAAAAGAGTAGATATGTCTTTGCGGGGAAGCGGTTTAAGTCTCGAAAATTATGTCAAATTTACCGGGAAAAGTCTTGATAGTATGAAGGCTGAATATCGAGATTCCGCATTGTTTAATGTTAAATCTGATCTGGTGCTGGAAGTGATAGCCAAGACTGAAAAGATTGAATCGACGGAAGAAGAGATCAATAAAGAAATAGAAAAGATTGCTAATAGCTATAAAACAGATGTAGCTATTGTGAAGAAAAATCTTAGCGATAACGAGCTTGATTATATTAAACATTATTTAACATATGAAAAAACGATAAAGTTTTTAATGGATAATGCTAAAATAGTAAAATAG
- a CDS encoding proline--tRNA ligase, whose protein sequence is MKMSELFMPTLREDPVEAEVLSHKYMLRGGFIRKLAAGIYSLLPLGNRVIKKLENIVREEMNNAGAQEIVMPSVIPAELWKESGRWDKYGKELLRINDRHGREFCFGPTHEEVVTNLVKGEVRSYKELPLNLYQIQTKFRDEVRPRFGLMRGREFVMKDAYSFHESPEDLDTTYKKMYEAYCKIFNRCGLQYKVVEADTGLIGGNESHEFIVLAETGETDILYCNECDYATNIDIGKAYNPVSVSTAPRESKLRKVPTPNVKSIDEVRFYFMVNADKVIKSIIYMADKKPIMVLVRGDHRINEDKLKKLFGYTEVILADEEVVLKVTGAKVGFSGPIGLKEKIKIIADEAVMQMNKAIIGANEIDTHYRGALVGEDIVPDVVADIRFIEEGDICLKCNKGKYVKTKGIEVGHIFKLGTKYSEAMNATFSDKNGKDRPFIMGCYGIGIGRTAAAAIEQNHDDAGIKWPSAIAPFEVDIIIVNIKDEEQKRIAQNIYNELKGQNIDTILDDRDERAGVKFKDAELAGFPINVIVGKSITQGTVEVQFRRDAKKENIAIDEIAPLLKELF, encoded by the coding sequence ATGAAAATGTCAGAATTGTTCATGCCAACATTAAGGGAAGATCCGGTCGAAGCAGAAGTGCTTAGCCACAAGTACATGTTAAGGGGCGGTTTCATCAGAAAACTAGCAGCTGGCATATACAGTTTACTCCCTTTAGGAAATAGAGTTATAAAGAAATTAGAAAACATTGTCAGGGAAGAAATGAACAATGCCGGAGCACAGGAAATTGTCATGCCTTCGGTAATCCCTGCGGAACTATGGAAAGAAAGCGGTCGCTGGGATAAATATGGAAAAGAACTCTTGAGAATAAATGACCGGCATGGACGTGAGTTCTGTTTCGGGCCAACTCATGAAGAAGTTGTTACCAATCTCGTTAAAGGTGAGGTAAGGTCATATAAAGAGTTGCCGCTCAATCTCTATCAAATTCAAACAAAATTCAGGGATGAAGTACGTCCACGATTCGGATTGATGCGAGGGAGAGAGTTCGTCATGAAAGATGCTTATTCTTTTCATGAAAGCCCTGAAGATCTCGATACAACATATAAAAAAATGTACGAGGCCTATTGCAAGATATTCAACCGTTGCGGTCTCCAATATAAAGTTGTTGAAGCGGATACCGGATTAATTGGCGGGAACGAATCACATGAATTCATTGTACTTGCCGAGACAGGTGAGACAGATATTTTGTACTGCAATGAATGTGATTATGCGACAAATATTGATATTGGGAAAGCTTACAATCCAGTTTCGGTGAGCACTGCACCAAGAGAATCCAAGCTAAGAAAAGTTCCGACCCCAAATGTTAAATCAATTGATGAAGTCCGGTTTTATTTCATGGTGAATGCTGATAAGGTTATCAAATCAATTATTTACATGGCTGATAAAAAACCTATTATGGTATTAGTACGAGGTGATCACAGGATAAATGAAGATAAGCTTAAAAAACTTTTTGGCTACACCGAAGTTATTTTAGCAGACGAGGAAGTTGTGCTAAAAGTGACCGGTGCAAAAGTAGGGTTTTCCGGACCAATCGGCCTGAAAGAAAAAATCAAAATAATTGCTGATGAAGCAGTTATGCAAATGAACAAAGCAATTATAGGTGCAAACGAAATTGATACCCACTATCGAGGTGCACTTGTAGGTGAAGACATTGTACCTGATGTAGTTGCTGATATCAGATTCATAGAAGAAGGCGATATTTGCCTTAAATGTAACAAAGGGAAATATGTTAAAACTAAGGGAATAGAAGTAGGTCATATTTTTAAATTAGGAACAAAATATTCAGAAGCTATGAATGCAACCTTTTCTGATAAAAACGGGAAAGACAGGCCGTTTATCATGGGCTGTTACGGTATCGGCATCGGAAGAACAGCAGCTGCAGCTATCGAACAAAACCATGATGATGCAGGAATTAAATGGCCATCGGCAATAGCGCCTTTTGAAGTAGATATAATCATCGTCAATATAAAAGATGAAGAACAAAAGAGAATAGCACAAAATATCTACAACGAATTAAAGGGCCAGAATATTGACACGATCCTTGATGATAGAGACGAACGTGCCGGAGTCAAATTCAAAGATGCAGAACTTGCCGGTTTTCCAATTAACGTCATTGTCGGAAAAAGCATCACACAAGGAACAGTTGAAGTACAATTCAGAAGGGATGCAAAAAAAGAAAACATTGCGATTGATGAAATAGCTCCGCTTCTCAAGGAACTTTTTTAA
- the clpP gene encoding ATP-dependent Clp endopeptidase proteolytic subunit ClpP yields MPLIPMVIEQTGRGERSYDIYSRLLRERIIFVGSEINDDIANLIVAQLLFLEAEDPTKDAYMYVNSPGGIVTAGLAIYDTMQYIKTKVSTICLGQAASMGAVLLAAGAKGKRYALPSARIMIHQPLGGAQGQATDIEIQTKEIIRIKKYLNDILVKHTGQQLKKIEKDTDRDFFLSAAEAVAYGLIDEVITGVEETKK; encoded by the coding sequence ATGCCATTAATTCCAATGGTTATTGAACAGACAGGGAGAGGGGAGAGGTCTTACGATATTTATTCTAGACTTCTCAGAGAAAGAATTATTTTTGTTGGATCTGAAATAAATGATGACATTGCAAATCTAATAGTTGCCCAGCTTCTTTTTTTAGAAGCCGAAGATCCTACAAAAGATGCATACATGTATGTTAATAGTCCGGGTGGTATTGTTACTGCAGGATTGGCAATATATGATACAATGCAATATATAAAGACAAAAGTATCCACGATTTGTCTTGGTCAGGCAGCGAGCATGGGCGCGGTATTGTTAGCCGCAGGAGCTAAAGGAAAACGCTATGCACTTCCAAGTGCCAGAATTATGATACACCAGCCGTTAGGTGGTGCTCAGGGGCAAGCAACAGATATAGAGATTCAAACAAAAGAGATAATCCGGATAAAGAAGTACTTAAACGACATACTTGTGAAACATACTGGGCAGCAATTGAAGAAAATTGAGAAGGATACGGACAGAGATTTTTTCCTAAGTGCAGCAGAAGCAGTAGCTTATGGTCTTATTGATGAAGTAATTACTGGCGTCGAGGAGACAAAGAAATAG
- a CDS encoding histidine--tRNA ligase: MKYTAPRGTRDITWPEIRYWQYIELIAAEIFKKYNYTEIRTPIIEQTELFTKGIGQQTDIVSKEMYNFQDKGGRNITLRPEGTASVVRACIQDNLISPHEITKLYYLGPMFRYERPQAGRYRQFHQIGAEAIGSPNPLIDAEMIIIGIRLFERLGISGITVHVNSLGCQVCRPVIQEQLKSFIEINLPNLCEDCQERFYRNPMRIIDCKNPKCQKFFSGLPSSSKVLCQECKDHFNFVLEYLEAAKVDFIVDPNLVRGLDYYTKTVFEIRSDALGAQNALCGGGRYDNLIKELGGNNVPAIGFAFGVERTVLAMMEKNIKLPEMNQPNVFVIALGHFAQIRGFIILQFLRDHGLTGEIEVEQRSISAQMKRANKLNVRKTIIIGDDEIANGYVTIKNMKTGEQQKIELQNEAILAEIITE; encoded by the coding sequence ATGAAATATACAGCGCCACGCGGCACTCGAGATATAACATGGCCGGAGATAAGATACTGGCAATACATCGAATTAATTGCCGCAGAAATTTTCAAAAAATATAATTATACTGAGATCAGAACTCCGATAATAGAGCAAACGGAACTGTTTACAAAAGGTATCGGACAGCAAACGGACATCGTTTCCAAGGAAATGTACAATTTCCAAGATAAAGGTGGCAGAAATATAACCCTTCGGCCAGAAGGCACGGCTTCGGTTGTCAGGGCTTGCATTCAAGATAACCTTATAAGTCCTCACGAGATCACTAAGCTCTATTATCTGGGCCCTATGTTCCGCTATGAGCGGCCACAAGCAGGAAGGTACCGACAGTTTCACCAAATTGGGGCAGAAGCGATCGGTTCCCCGAACCCATTAATTGATGCAGAAATGATAATAATCGGGATTCGCCTTTTCGAGCGTTTAGGAATAAGCGGAATAACGGTCCACGTCAATAGCCTTGGCTGCCAAGTATGCAGGCCTGTTATCCAGGAACAATTAAAGTCTTTTATTGAGATCAACTTACCGAACCTCTGCGAAGATTGCCAGGAAAGATTTTATAGAAATCCTATGAGAATAATTGATTGCAAGAATCCAAAATGCCAAAAGTTTTTCTCAGGATTACCTTCCAGCTCCAAAGTATTATGTCAGGAATGCAAGGATCACTTTAATTTTGTTCTTGAATATTTAGAAGCTGCTAAAGTTGATTTCATTGTCGATCCGAATCTGGTAAGAGGACTTGATTACTACACAAAAACCGTTTTCGAGATAAGAAGTGATGCGCTGGGAGCTCAAAACGCCTTATGCGGCGGTGGACGTTATGATAATCTCATAAAAGAATTAGGTGGAAATAATGTTCCTGCGATTGGGTTCGCTTTTGGAGTTGAGCGCACAGTACTTGCCATGATGGAAAAAAACATTAAGTTGCCGGAAATGAACCAACCTAACGTATTTGTTATTGCGCTTGGTCATTTTGCCCAAATAAGAGGATTTATTATCCTACAGTTCTTGAGAGATCATGGCTTAACCGGAGAAATAGAAGTTGAGCAGCGGTCTATCTCCGCACAAATGAAAAGAGCTAACAAATTAAATGTTCGAAAAACAATTATCATCGGTGATGATGAAATAGCAAATGGCTACGTAACAATAAAAAACATGAAAACCGGCGAACAGCAAAAAATCGAATTACAAAACGAAGCTATTTTAGCTGAAATAATAACAGAATAA
- a CDS encoding aspartate--tRNA ligase — protein MLYRTSYCGTLSKAEIGTKVVLSGWVNRRRDHGGVIFIDLRDREGIIQLTIDSEKNQEAHYIADKIRSEYVIKVEGEVCARSAETVNPKMVTGEIEVMVDVIEILNTSKTPVISVSDDFEIDESLRLRYRYLDLRKENVKNNFIIRHKCVKAARDYFDTKGFLEVETPMLTKSTPEGARDYLVPSRVFPGKFFALPQSPQLFKQLLMVSGFDKYYQVVRCFRDEDLRADRQPEFTQIDLEMSFVEQEDVISLTEGLIVKMFAAAEIEVKGPFPRITYDEAIDKYGKDAPDLRYDLHLVNITDICKTAEFKVFNQIANSGGQIKGIRVPGGSQLSRKDLDDLTKFVAKFGAKGLAWITIKGDDNNIDNYTYQSPIVKFFTDDQVKQIVLTLDGKPGDSLLFVADKPGIVAESLSRLRIELANRLNLIKPNDFNFVWVVDFPLFDKDTKTGKLNSLHHPFTMAAYEDLDKLETKPLEVKSIAYDIVLNGIELGGGSIRIHDRAVQEKIFKLLAIDDATAQQRFGFLLEALEFGAPPHGGLAIGLDRLIMMITGADSIRDVIAFPKTQSSACLLTDAPSDVEKDQLEELHINIKKIDI, from the coding sequence ATTTTGTATAGGACAAGTTATTGTGGAACACTAAGCAAAGCAGAAATTGGAACGAAAGTAGTTTTATCCGGTTGGGTAAATCGAAGAAGAGATCACGGCGGAGTTATTTTTATTGATCTTCGGGACAGAGAAGGCATAATACAGCTTACAATCGATTCTGAAAAAAATCAGGAAGCCCACTACATTGCAGATAAAATAAGATCTGAGTATGTCATCAAGGTAGAGGGAGAAGTATGTGCTCGAAGCGCAGAAACCGTTAATCCAAAGATGGTGACCGGGGAAATTGAAGTAATGGTCGATGTGATAGAAATACTTAACACCAGCAAAACCCCTGTTATCAGTGTCAGTGACGATTTTGAAATAGATGAAAGCTTAAGATTACGATATCGTTACCTTGATTTGAGAAAAGAAAATGTTAAGAATAATTTTATTATCCGTCATAAATGCGTTAAAGCTGCTAGAGACTATTTTGATACGAAGGGGTTCTTGGAAGTCGAAACACCAATGCTCACAAAAAGCACACCGGAAGGTGCACGAGATTATCTTGTCCCGAGCAGAGTATTTCCCGGAAAGTTTTTTGCACTTCCTCAGTCACCGCAGCTATTCAAGCAACTATTGATGGTTAGCGGATTCGATAAATATTATCAGGTAGTCCGATGCTTCAGAGATGAAGATCTTCGCGCTGACAGACAACCGGAATTCACTCAGATAGACTTGGAGATGTCATTTGTTGAACAGGAAGATGTTATCAGCCTTACCGAAGGATTAATAGTTAAAATGTTTGCTGCAGCTGAAATAGAAGTCAAAGGTCCCTTCCCTAGAATTACCTATGATGAAGCCATCGATAAATATGGTAAAGATGCTCCTGACCTACGGTATGACCTTCATTTAGTTAATATTACCGATATCTGTAAAACCGCAGAATTCAAGGTGTTTAATCAAATAGCCAATAGCGGTGGACAGATTAAGGGTATTCGAGTTCCTGGCGGCTCACAATTATCGAGAAAAGACCTTGATGATCTGACAAAATTTGTCGCCAAATTCGGAGCAAAAGGGCTTGCGTGGATAACGATTAAAGGTGACGATAATAATATCGACAACTACACGTATCAGTCACCTATAGTAAAGTTTTTTACCGATGATCAGGTAAAACAGATTGTGCTTACACTGGATGGAAAACCAGGGGACAGCCTCCTTTTTGTTGCTGATAAGCCGGGAATAGTTGCCGAATCGCTCAGCCGTTTACGAATCGAGCTGGCAAACCGCTTAAATCTCATAAAGCCTAATGACTTTAATTTTGTTTGGGTTGTCGATTTCCCTCTTTTTGATAAAGACACAAAAACCGGAAAACTTAATTCACTCCATCATCCGTTCACAATGGCAGCTTATGAGGACCTTGATAAACTTGAAACTAAACCACTCGAAGTAAAATCAATAGCATATGATATCGTTCTCAATGGTATTGAGCTCGGTGGAGGCAGCATCCGTATCCACGATCGAGCAGTTCAGGAAAAAATATTCAAACTGCTCGCCATCGATGATGCTACAGCTCAACAAAGATTCGGCTTTTTATTAGAAGCACTGGAATTCGGAGCTCCACCGCATGGAGGTCTAGCGATTGGACTTGACAGGTTGATCATGATGATCACAGGAGCTGACTCAATAAGGGATGTAATCGCATTCCCCAAGACGCAGAGTTCCGCCTGTCTCCTGACAGATGCGCCTTCTGATGTTGAGAAAGATCAGCTTGAAGAATTACATATTAATATCAAAAAAATAGATATTTAA